Proteins encoded by one window of Amaranthus tricolor cultivar Red isolate AtriRed21 chromosome 4, ASM2621246v1, whole genome shotgun sequence:
- the LOC130810500 gene encoding multiple C2 domain and transmembrane region protein 5-like — protein sequence MNNFKLGVEVTAAHDLVAKDGEGSSSAYVELKFDDQRFRTSTKEKDLNPVWNETFYFNISDPNNLFNLTLEALVYSYNKLNHSKDFLGKVCISGSSFVPYSDAAEFYFPLEKRHIFSRVKGELGLKVFITDDPSIRLSMPPPVVESDLLFSEDREAENEIPRSVSKETKSGSRHTFWHLPKQDSTPSQPQPQVTQSASAAISETQPPKVVQFSPGIPAQAFDYKLKETSPYLGGGRVVGGRVIRPYNKPVSTYDLVEQMSFLFVRVVKARDLPTMDVTGSLDPFVEVKIGNYKGVTKHFEKKKDPEWNEVFAFSSDRLQTSTLEVVVKDKDLVKDDFVGIIRFELHEVPRREPPDSPLAPQWYRLEDKKAEKILNGELMLAVWFGTQADEAFPDAWHSDAMAPPDMSASAYNHIRSKVYHSPRLWYLRVNIIEAQDLITTDKGRFPDCYVKAQLGAQILKTKNVQTRMGNPFWNEDLMFVAAEPFDESLILTVEDRVGPGKEETISKLIIPLTNNNAVRKRPDDKIFPGQWFNLQKPSTSDVEGEKKVKFASKLHARISLDGGYHVLNESTYYSSDLRPSLKQLWKSTIGVLELGILNAEGLHPMKTRDGRGTADTFCVAKYCQKWVRTRTIIDSLSPKYNEQYTWEVYDPATVLTIGVFDNGQLLGNKDSIIGKVRIRISTLEAGRVYTHSYPLLVLQPSGVKKMGELHLAIRFSCTNMTNMMFMYTKPLLPKMHYSRPLSLMQTNLLRHHAINVLASRLSRAEPPLKKEVVEYMCDVDAHFWSMRRSKANFYRIVSLLQGLLAIGKWFLDVCVWKNSITTVLVHLLFIMLVCFPELILPTVFLYMFLIGCWNYRYRPKNPPHMDTKISYADTISPDELDEEFDTFPTTKGSEVVRRRYDRLRSISSKVQSVLGDVAAQGERAQALLSWRDPRASLIFLTFCLMAAFVLYATPFKVMALLSGFYVMRHPRFRNKYPAAPMNFFRRLPAKTDYML from the coding sequence ATGAACAATTTTAAGCTGGGGGTAGAAGTTACAGCAGCACATGACCTAGTGGCTAAAGATGGTGAAGGCTCATCGAGTGCCTATGTTGAGCTGAAATTTGATGATCAGAGATTTCGTACTAGTACCAAAGAAAAAGACCTGAACCCCGTTTGGAACGAAACATTTTATTTCAACATTTCTGATCCAAACAATCTTTTCAATCTTACACTTGAAGCCTTGGTTTATAGTTACAATAAATTAAACCATTCCAAAGACTTCCTTGGTAAAGTCTGCATAAGTGGATCATCGTTTGTCCCTTATTCGGATGCTGCTGAGTTTTACTTTCCCTTGGAGAAACGACATATTTTCTCACGTGTGAAAGGAGAACTTGGGTTAAAAGTGTTTATTACTGATGATCCTTCCATTCGACTATCCATGCCACCTCCTGTAGTGGAATCAGATTTGCTGTTTTCTGAAGACCGAGAAGCTGAAAATGAGATCCCAAGATCAGTTTCTAAGGAAACAAAGTCGGGTTCCAGGCACACCTTCTGGCATCTTCCGAAGCAGGACAGCACTCCAAGTCAGCCTCAGCCTCAAGTGACTCAATCCGCTTCAGCTGCTATATCTGAAACACAGCCTCCAAAAGTTGTGCAATTTAGTCCAGGGATTCCAGCACAGGCATTTGATTACAAGCTCAAAGAGACAAGCCCTTATCTTGGTGGTGGAAGAGTTGTTGGAGGACGAGTGATCCGTCCTTATAACAAACCAGTTAGCACCTATGATCTTGTTGAACAGATGTCTTTCCTGTTTGTTCGTGTGGTAAAAGCTCGTGATCTTCCTACCATGGATGTTACAGGAAGTCTTGATCCATTCGTTGAGGTTAAAATTGGGAATTACAAAGGGGTAACTAAGCATTTTGAGAAAAAGAAGGATCCCGAATGGAATGAAGTGTTTGCCTTCTCCAGCGACCGTCTGCAGACGTCTACTCTTGAAGTTGTGGTGAAAGACAAAGATTTGGTGAAGGATGATTTTGTTGGAATCATCCGATTTGAACTTCATGAGGTACCCAGAAGGGAACCCCCTGATAGTCCATTGGCCCCTCAATGGTATCGTCTTGAGGACAAGAAAGCGGAGAAGATTTTAAATGGGGAACTAATGCTAGCTGTTTGGTTTGGTACACAAGCAGATGAGGCTTTTCCTGATGCTTGGCATTCTGATGCAATGGCTCCTCCTGATATGTCAGCTTCAGCTTATAATCATATCCGTTCAAAAGTCTATCATTCCCCGAGATTATGGTATCTTAGAGTCAATATAATCGAGGCTCAAGATTTGATTACAACAGATAAAGGTCGTTTTCCTGATTGTTATGTCAAGGCACAGCTTGGAGCCCAAATTTTAAAGACAAAGAATGTTCAAACCAGGATGGGAAATCCCTTCTGGAATGAGGACTTGATGTTTGTTGCTGCTGAACCTTTTGATGAGTCTTTGATCCTCACTGTTGAAGATCGGGTGGGTCCCGGCAAAGAAGAAACAATTAGCAAGCTGATTATCcctttaactaataataatgCTGTAAGAAAACGCCCTGATGACAAGATTTTTCCCGGTCAATGGTTCAACCTTCAGAAACCGAGCACTTCTGATGTTGAGGGGGAGAAAAAAGTCAAGTTTGCTAGTAAGTTACATGCCCGTATAAGCCTTGATGGCGGGTACCATGTCTTGAATGAATCTACTTACTACAGTAGTGATCTAAGACCAAGTCTGAAGCAACTATGGAAATCTACAATTGGTGTTCTTGAATTAGGAATACTGAATGCAGAGGGACTTCACCCAATGAAAACCAGAGATGGAAGAGGAACAGCAGATACTTTTTGTGTGGCAAAGTACTGCCAGAAATGGGTACGCACTAGAACCATAATTGATAGTTTAAGCCCAAAGTATAACGAACAATACACATGGGAAGTATATGATCCTGCAACTGTTCTTACAATAGGTGTCTTTGACAATGGACAGCTCCTCGGCAACAAAGATAGTATAATCGGAAAGGTGAGAATTCGAATCTCTACACTTGAAGCAGGGCGTGTGTACACTCACTCGTACCCCTTGCTAGTCCTCCAACCATCTGGTGTAAAGAAGATGGGAGAGTTGCATTTGGCTATTCGGTTTTCTTGTACAAACATGACTAACATGATGTTTATGTACACAAAGCCACTTCTCCCCAAAATGCACTACTCTAGACCATTGTCTTTGATGCAGACTAATCTGTTAAGACATCATGCAATAAATGTGTTAGCATCTAGGCTCAGTAGAGCTGAACCCCCTTTGAAGAAGGAAGTGGTGGAGTATATGTGTGATGTGGATGCGCATTTTTGGAGTATGAGAAGAAGCAAGGCTAACTTCTATCGCATAGTCTCCCTACTCCAAGGCTTGCTTGCAATTGGAAAATGGTTCTTGGACGTGTGTGTTTGGAAAAACTCAATTACAACAGTGCTAGTTCACTTGCTGTTTATTATGCTGGTTTGTTTTCCTGAGCTAATTCTTCCAACAGTGTTCCTTTACATGTTTCTGATCGGGTGTTGGAATTACCGGTATAGACCAAAAAACCCTCCTCACATGGACACTAAGATCTCTTATGCTGACACAATATCCCCAGATGAGCTTGATGAAGAGTTTGACACCTTTCCTACTACAAAAGGTTCAGAAGTGGTGCGGAGAAGGTATGATCGACTTAGGAGCATAAGTTCCAAAGTGCAGTCCGTGTTGGGTGATGTAGCCGCGCAGGGAGAGAGGGCTCAAGCTCTGTTGAGTTGGCGGGACCCACGAGCCTCGTTGATATTCTTGACATTCTGTCTTATGGCTGCTTTTGTTCTGTATGCTACACCATTCAAAGTTATGGCCCTTCTAAGTGGATTTTATGTTATGAGGCATCCTAGGTTCCGAAACAAGTATCCTGCTGCACCTATGAATTTCTTTAGAAGATTGCCCGCAAAGACGGATTACATGCTGTAA